A single Populus alba chromosome 7, ASM523922v2, whole genome shotgun sequence DNA region contains:
- the LOC118059536 gene encoding uncharacterized GPI-anchored protein At1g61900 isoform X1 — MDCFQTICCLKGSLGHQFLLFIVWLSSFQVAVALQTLLEPNHVSSTSELATPPNFGVFGPIEISPAIFPRNPYPDESLAPMYPTFPTTYKPNLTGKCPVNFTALSNIIDKTASDCSQPLAALVGNVICCPQLGSLLHIFQGYYSVNSDKLVLQNAVADDCFSDIISILASRGANKTIPTLCSVKSLNLTGGLCPVKDVVNFEKIVNTSKLLEACSTVDPLKECCRPICQSAITEAALEMSRTQLTINDNEELVTEHNRNDPLSDCKGVLYSYLSRKLSADAANAAFRTVSACKVNKVCPLNFTRPLEVIKACRNVAAPSPSCCSSLNTYMAGIQNQMLITNKQAIICATVLGSKLRQGGVMTNVYELCDIDLKDFSIQAYSQQGCLLRSLPPDVILDNSTGFSITCDLNDNIAAPWPSSSSISTLSLCAPEMSLPALPTSQIKNPGNRGGELELLVPIFSFFIFSALFY; from the exons ATGGACTGTTTCCAGACTATTTGTTGTCTAAAGG GCTCACTAGGCCATCAgttcttgttatttattgtttggTTATCCAGTTTCCAAGTTGCTGTGGCATTGCAGACCCTTCTTGAGCCCAATCATGTTTCTTCTACATCTGAGCTAGCAACTCCACCAAATTTTGGAGTTTTTGGTCCTATTGAAATATCACCTGCCATCTTCCCACGTAACCCTTATCCTGATGAATCTTTGGCTCCTATGTACCCAACTTTTCCCACCACGTACAAGCCAAATTTAACTGGCAAATGCCCTGTAAATTTCACCGCTTTGTCAAATATCATAGACAAAACAGCATCTGATTGCTCTCAACCCTTGGCAGCTCTTGTAGGAAATGTAATATGCTGTCCGCAGCTTGGCAGTTTGCTCCACATCTTCCAGGGTTATTACAGTGTCAACTCTGATAAGttggttttgcagaatgcagTTGCTGATGATTGTTTTTCAGATATCATTAGTATACTAGCCAGCAGAGGGGCCAATAAAACTATACCTACACTATGCTCTGTTAAATCATTAAATCTTACTGGTGGGTTGTGTCCAGTGAAGGATGTTGTCAACTTTGAGAAAATAGTAAATACAAGCAAATTACTGGAAGCCTGCAGTACTGTCGATCCTCTCAAAGAGTGCTGCAGACCAATTTGCCAATCTGCAATCACTGAAGCTGCTCTTGAGATGTCTAGGACACAATTGACAATCAATGATAATGAAGAGTTAGTGACTGAGCATAATCGTAATGATCCCCTTAGTGATTGTAAAGGGGTGTTGTATTCATATCTCTCTAGGAAACTATCAGCAGATGCTGCAAATGCTGCATTCCGGACAGTATCTGCCTGCAAAGTTAACAAGG TTTGCCCTTTGAATTTCACACGGCCTCTAGAAGTTATTAAAGCATGTCGAAATGTAGCAGCTCCCAGTCCCTCCTGCTGTAGCTCATTAAATACATACATGGCTGGGatacaaaatcaaatgttaattACAAACAAACAGGCCATAATTTGTGCAACAGTTTTGGGGTCCAAGCTACGACAAGGTGGGGTCATGACAAATGTGTATGAGCTTTGTGACATTGACTTGAAAGATTTTAGCATCCAAG CGTACAGCCAACAAg GGTGTCTACTTCGTAGCTTGCCTCCCGATGTTATATTGGACAATTCAACAGGGTTCAGTATTACATGCGACTTGAATGACAACATTGCAGCTCCATGGCCTTCATCATCCTCCATTTCAACCTTGTCTCTTTGTGCCCCAG AGATGTCCTTGCCTGCCTTGCCAACATCACAGATCAAAAACCCTG GCAATCGTGGTGGTGAGTTGGAGTTGCTGGTgcccattttttcattttttattttcagtgcATTGTTCTACTGA
- the LOC118059536 gene encoding uncharacterized GPI-anchored protein At1g61900 isoform X2 produces MDCFQTICCLKGSLGHQFLLFIVWLSSFQVAVALQTLLEPNHVSSTSELATPPNFGVFGPIEISPAIFPRNPYPDESLAPMYPTFPTTYKPNLTGKCPVNFTALSNIIDKTASDCSQPLAALVGNVICCPQLGSLLHIFQGYYSVNSDKLVLQNAVADDCFSDIISILASRGANKTIPTLCSVKSLNLTGGLCPVKDVVNFEKIVNTSKLLEACSTVDPLKECCRPICQSAITEAALEMSRTQLTINDNEELVTEHNRNDPLSDCKGVLYSYLSRKLSADAANAAFRTVSACKVNKVCPLNFTRPLEVIKACRNVAAPSPSCCSSLNTYMAGIQNQMLITNKQAIICATVLGSKLRQGGVMTNVYELCDIDLKDFSIQGCLLRSLPPDVILDNSTGFSITCDLNDNIAAPWPSSSSISTLSLCAPEMSLPALPTSQIKNPGNRGGELELLVPIFSFFIFSALFY; encoded by the exons ATGGACTGTTTCCAGACTATTTGTTGTCTAAAGG GCTCACTAGGCCATCAgttcttgttatttattgtttggTTATCCAGTTTCCAAGTTGCTGTGGCATTGCAGACCCTTCTTGAGCCCAATCATGTTTCTTCTACATCTGAGCTAGCAACTCCACCAAATTTTGGAGTTTTTGGTCCTATTGAAATATCACCTGCCATCTTCCCACGTAACCCTTATCCTGATGAATCTTTGGCTCCTATGTACCCAACTTTTCCCACCACGTACAAGCCAAATTTAACTGGCAAATGCCCTGTAAATTTCACCGCTTTGTCAAATATCATAGACAAAACAGCATCTGATTGCTCTCAACCCTTGGCAGCTCTTGTAGGAAATGTAATATGCTGTCCGCAGCTTGGCAGTTTGCTCCACATCTTCCAGGGTTATTACAGTGTCAACTCTGATAAGttggttttgcagaatgcagTTGCTGATGATTGTTTTTCAGATATCATTAGTATACTAGCCAGCAGAGGGGCCAATAAAACTATACCTACACTATGCTCTGTTAAATCATTAAATCTTACTGGTGGGTTGTGTCCAGTGAAGGATGTTGTCAACTTTGAGAAAATAGTAAATACAAGCAAATTACTGGAAGCCTGCAGTACTGTCGATCCTCTCAAAGAGTGCTGCAGACCAATTTGCCAATCTGCAATCACTGAAGCTGCTCTTGAGATGTCTAGGACACAATTGACAATCAATGATAATGAAGAGTTAGTGACTGAGCATAATCGTAATGATCCCCTTAGTGATTGTAAAGGGGTGTTGTATTCATATCTCTCTAGGAAACTATCAGCAGATGCTGCAAATGCTGCATTCCGGACAGTATCTGCCTGCAAAGTTAACAAGG TTTGCCCTTTGAATTTCACACGGCCTCTAGAAGTTATTAAAGCATGTCGAAATGTAGCAGCTCCCAGTCCCTCCTGCTGTAGCTCATTAAATACATACATGGCTGGGatacaaaatcaaatgttaattACAAACAAACAGGCCATAATTTGTGCAACAGTTTTGGGGTCCAAGCTACGACAAGGTGGGGTCATGACAAATGTGTATGAGCTTTGTGACATTGACTTGAAAGATTTTAGCATCCAAG GGTGTCTACTTCGTAGCTTGCCTCCCGATGTTATATTGGACAATTCAACAGGGTTCAGTATTACATGCGACTTGAATGACAACATTGCAGCTCCATGGCCTTCATCATCCTCCATTTCAACCTTGTCTCTTTGTGCCCCAG AGATGTCCTTGCCTGCCTTGCCAACATCACAGATCAAAAACCCTG GCAATCGTGGTGGTGAGTTGGAGTTGCTGGTgcccattttttcattttttattttcagtgcATTGTTCTACTGA
- the LOC118059535 gene encoding GDSL esterase/lipase 4 isoform X2, translated as MAASKLTFNFLLLNFLASLLIPEITLCDHSRQPKRHVAMFIFGDSIFDAGNDNYINLSVSDRANYWPYGETFFHFPTGRFTDGRLIVDFIEIGQSFVPPYLQPGINFTNGVNFASGGAGVFSETDPQVISLGMQLSNFKNVANSMEEQLGDKEANKRLSQAVYATCVGGNDYSYFVDNYPKATQLEQDEFVKNLVGNLTDFVKELYTFGARKFAILNVGPRGCLPAIRQSKELRGDECDEASLEMIKKHNSAASKAIKELESKLSGFKYSILDFYTILFDMIKDPKAYGFKESRYSCCGHGMYNAAHCGIEPYTLCKNPSEYLFFDGWHPTEHGYRILADLFWNGKPSIAAPFNLRQLFDLESTPVIISSEEYEVPRDE; from the exons ATGGCTGCATCAAAATTAACCTTCAATTTTCTTCTGCTCAATTTCCTTGCCAGCCTTCTCATCCCAGAAATCACCCTCTGTGATCACTCTAGACAGCCAAAAAGACATGTTGCCATGTTCATATTTGGAGATTCAATCTTTGATGCAGGAAACGATAACTATATCAATCTCAGCGTTTCGGATAGAGCAAATTATTGGCCATATGGAGAAACCTTCTTCCACTTTCCTACTGGGAGATTCACCGATGGCCGTCTCATTGTCGACTTCATCG AGATAGGTCAATCGTTCGTCCCCCCATATTTACAACCTGGTATTAATTTCACTAATGGAGTAAATTTCGCAAGTGGTGGAGCTGGTGTCTTTTCTGAAACTGATCCTCAAGTG ATTAGTCTTGGCATGCAACTGAGCAACTTCAAGAACGTGGCCAATTCGATGGAGGAGCAGCTTGGGGACAAGGAGGCAAATAAACGGCTGAGCCAAGCAGTCTATGCGACTTGTGTTGGAGGCAATGATTACTcttattttgttgataattaCCCTAAAGCTACTCAGCTGGAGCAAGATGAATTTGTGAAGAATTTGGTGGGTAACTTGACAGATTTTGTAAAG GAATTGTACACTTTTGGAGCAAGGAAATTTGCTATTTTAAATGTAGGGCCAAGAGGTTGCCTACCAGCCATAAGACAAAGCAAAGAACTCCGTGGTGATGAATGTGATGAAGCATCATTGGAGATGATAAAGAAGCATAACAGTGCTGCATCTAAAGCCATCAAGGAATTGGAAAGCAAACTTTCAGGATTCAAATACTCAATTCTAGACTTCTACACCATCctttttgatatgataaaggACCCAAAGGCTTACG GCTTCAAGGAATCAAGATATTCTTGTTGTGGCCATGGAATGTATAACGCAGCACATTGTGGAATAGAGCCATATACACTATGCAAAAATCCAAGTGAATATCTGTTCTTCGATGGATGGCATCCTACTGAGCATGGTTATCGGATTCTAGCTGATCTGTTTTGGAATGGCAAACCAAGTATCGCAGCCCCATTTAACTTAAGACAGCTATTTGATCTCGAATCCACACCCGTCATCAtttcatcagaagaatatgaaGTTCCCCGAGATGAATAA
- the LOC118059535 gene encoding GDSL esterase/lipase 4 isoform X1 — protein sequence MAASKLTFNFLLLNFLASLLIPEITLCDHSRQPKRHVAMFIFGDSIFDAGNDNYINLSVSDRANYWPYGETFFHFPTGRFTDGRLIVDFIATEIGQSFVPPYLQPGINFTNGVNFASGGAGVFSETDPQVISLGMQLSNFKNVANSMEEQLGDKEANKRLSQAVYATCVGGNDYSYFVDNYPKATQLEQDEFVKNLVGNLTDFVKELYTFGARKFAILNVGPRGCLPAIRQSKELRGDECDEASLEMIKKHNSAASKAIKELESKLSGFKYSILDFYTILFDMIKDPKAYGFKESRYSCCGHGMYNAAHCGIEPYTLCKNPSEYLFFDGWHPTEHGYRILADLFWNGKPSIAAPFNLRQLFDLESTPVIISSEEYEVPRDE from the exons ATGGCTGCATCAAAATTAACCTTCAATTTTCTTCTGCTCAATTTCCTTGCCAGCCTTCTCATCCCAGAAATCACCCTCTGTGATCACTCTAGACAGCCAAAAAGACATGTTGCCATGTTCATATTTGGAGATTCAATCTTTGATGCAGGAAACGATAACTATATCAATCTCAGCGTTTCGGATAGAGCAAATTATTGGCCATATGGAGAAACCTTCTTCCACTTTCCTACTGGGAGATTCACCGATGGCCGTCTCATTGTCGACTTCATCG CAACAGAGATAGGTCAATCGTTCGTCCCCCCATATTTACAACCTGGTATTAATTTCACTAATGGAGTAAATTTCGCAAGTGGTGGAGCTGGTGTCTTTTCTGAAACTGATCCTCAAGTG ATTAGTCTTGGCATGCAACTGAGCAACTTCAAGAACGTGGCCAATTCGATGGAGGAGCAGCTTGGGGACAAGGAGGCAAATAAACGGCTGAGCCAAGCAGTCTATGCGACTTGTGTTGGAGGCAATGATTACTcttattttgttgataattaCCCTAAAGCTACTCAGCTGGAGCAAGATGAATTTGTGAAGAATTTGGTGGGTAACTTGACAGATTTTGTAAAG GAATTGTACACTTTTGGAGCAAGGAAATTTGCTATTTTAAATGTAGGGCCAAGAGGTTGCCTACCAGCCATAAGACAAAGCAAAGAACTCCGTGGTGATGAATGTGATGAAGCATCATTGGAGATGATAAAGAAGCATAACAGTGCTGCATCTAAAGCCATCAAGGAATTGGAAAGCAAACTTTCAGGATTCAAATACTCAATTCTAGACTTCTACACCATCctttttgatatgataaaggACCCAAAGGCTTACG GCTTCAAGGAATCAAGATATTCTTGTTGTGGCCATGGAATGTATAACGCAGCACATTGTGGAATAGAGCCATATACACTATGCAAAAATCCAAGTGAATATCTGTTCTTCGATGGATGGCATCCTACTGAGCATGGTTATCGGATTCTAGCTGATCTGTTTTGGAATGGCAAACCAAGTATCGCAGCCCCATTTAACTTAAGACAGCTATTTGATCTCGAATCCACACCCGTCATCAtttcatcagaagaatatgaaGTTCCCCGAGATGAATAA
- the LOC140955804 gene encoding uncharacterized protein, protein MNGMLVTVKAEETISMIKNVAIPFIEAEDCKDDNIHAFEIVNIDWVPENTVLNKPKISEAARMAAHCFLERGIPFSVCNLITKLTTTCEPVFRLLRKKNPGIWNEECEETFNKIKQYLQNPPLLVPPVSRRPLILYLTVTETAMGCVLGQHDETGRKERAIYYLSKKFTECESRYTVIEKLCCALVWATKRLRHYMLYHTTLLISKVDPLRYICDKPYLSSRIARWQVLLSEYDIVYTTRKAVKGSAIADHLADNAVEDYEPLDFDFPNENVLSVVGEEKTDWWTMFFDGAVNVYGNGAGAVIISPDQKQYPVSVKLCFECTNNTAEYEAYILGLGAALELKIRKIDVYGDSMLIICQVKGEWQTKEEKLRPYQEYLSTLSEEFEEIRNNPAHCYSVEGEVDGKPWYYDIKNLLQNQEYPVGASKMDKKTLRRLAMDFYLDGEILYKRSFEGTLLRCLNETNAKNALREVHEGICSTHANGHMVARKIQRAGYFWMTLEKDCIDYVRKCHKCQNFNSKMIVELCTKWKIKHSNSSPYRPKMNGAVEAANKNIKKIIQKMAVMPLEVEIPSLRVLMDSGLEEAEWAKVRYEQLNLISEKRLAAICHHQLYQKRMAKAYDKKVRPRIFQEGDLVLKKLLALPGEDRSKWAPNYEAFS, encoded by the exons ATGAACGGGATGCTGGTGACTGTCAAAGCTGAGGAAACAATCTCCATGATAAAGAATGTAGCCATACCTTTCATTGAAGCGGAAGATTGTAAGGATGataatatccatgcttttgagattgTAAATATTGACTGGGTACCTGAAAATACAGTACTAAATAAGCCAAAGATCTCAGAAGCAGCAAGGATGGCAGCTCATTGTTTCTTGGAACGTGGGATCCCCTTTTCTGTGTGTAATCTTATAACTAAG ctaaccACAACGTGTGAACCTGTCTTTCGGCTATTGAGGAAAAAGAATCCGGGGATTTGGAATGAGGAGTGCGAGGagacattcaataaaatcaagcaatactTACAAAATCCGCCTTTGCTTGTTCCTCCTGTATCAAGAAGGCCTTTAATACTGTATTTGACAGTAACTGAAACAGCTATGGGgtgtgtattgggtcagcatgatgaaactgGAAGGAAAGAGAGGGCCATTTATTACCTTAGTAAGAAGTTCACCGAATGTGAGTCTAGATACACGGTGATAGAGAAACTCTGTTGTGCATTGGTATGGGCGACGAAAAGAttgcgacattacatgttgTACCACACCACTTTGTTGATTTCAAAGGTGGATCCACTAAGGTACATCTGTGACAAGCCCTAtctctcaagtcgaattgcCAGGTGGCAAGTTCTGTTgtcagaatatgacatagtttATACAacaaggaaagccgtgaaaGGAAGCGCCATTGCAGACCACTTGGCTGATAATGCGGTGGAAGATTATGAGCCattagattttgatttccctAATGAAAATGTATTATCAGTAGTGGgagaagagaagacagattggtggaccatgttttttgacggaGCAGTAAATGTTTATGGTAATGGGGCCGGTGCGGTGATCATCTCTCCTGACCAGAAACAATATCCAGTTTCagttaaattgtgttttgaatgTACCAATAATACTGCAGAATATGAGGCTTATATCTTGGGTTTAGGAGCTGCATTAGAGTTGAAgatcagaaagatagatgtatatggggactCAATGTTGATTATCTGTCAGGTGAAAGGAGAGTGGcaaacaaaggaagaaaagtTGAGGCCATACCAGGAATATTTATCCACACTGTCAGAAGAATTCGAAGAGATAag AAATAACCCAGCTCATTGCTACTCAGTTGAAGGAGAGGTAGATGGAAAGCCTTGGTActacgatatcaagaatttgTTGCAAAATCAGGAATATCCAGTAGGAGCTTCGAAGATGGATAAGAAAACCCTAAGAAGGCTGGCCATGGATTTCTACCTGGACGGAGAGATTCtgtataaaagatcatttgaggGAACTTTGCTAAGGTGTTTGAATGAGACAAATGCTAAAAATGCTTTACGGGAGGTGCATGAAGGGATTTGTTCAACTCATGCTAACGGGCATATGGTAGCAAGGAAGATACAAAGGGCCGGTTACTTCTGGATGACATTAGAAAAAGACTGCATCGACTATGTCAGGAAATGTCACAAGTGTCAG AATTTCAATAGCAAAATGATCGTGGAGCTTTGCACCaagtggaaaatcaagcattcaaaTTCCTCACCATATAGGCCCAAGATGAATGGTGCCGTGGAAGCAGCCAACAAGAACATCAAGAAaattattcagaagatg gcggtgatgcctttggaagtagaAATACCTTCGTTGAGGGTTTTAATGGATTCAGGATTAGAAGAAGCTGAATGGGCCAAAGTAAGATATGAACAGTTAAAcctgatcagtgaaaagaggtTGGCTGCAATctgtcatcaccaactttaccagAAAAGGATGGCCAAGGCATATGACAAGAAGGTCCGACCTCGCATATTCCAGGAAGGAGATCTAGTGCTAAAGAAACTATTGGCTTTACCAGGAGAAGATCGAAGCAAATGGGCCCCAAATTATGAAG CTTtctcctaa